TGTAATGGTGAAGCTGACCATGTTCATATGCTTATTCAGTACCCACCGACAGTTCAACTCAGTAAATTGGTAAATAACTTAAAATCAGTAACAAGCAGAAGAATGAGAAATGAGTTTTTAGATTTACGTGGTAGTTATGCAAAACCTGTTTTGTGGTCACGCTCATATTTTGCAGGGTCTTGTGGTGGCGCACCTTTGGATATTATTAAAAAATACATTGAAAACCAACAAGGTTAAAATCCTTGAAATTCACCTCCACCCTGACTGTCGGGTGGAGTCCTCTTTCACTTTAAGATAGTATAGAGCGCTTGACCTTGTCTTGGATATGATATTGTTGCTGTTTCCCCTATATTCGCCAATGTAATTGGATTACCATTTGCTTGTAAATAGCGAAAATTTGCCACTTTATAACGTTGTAGTTTTTTAGCGATATCTAACATTTCTGACTGCACTGCAACACGATGTGTCTTACGCACATATTCCTGATACGACGGGTATGCAATCGCAGCCAAAATACCAATAATGGTAACGACAATCATGATCTCAATGAGCGTAAAACCTGTATTTTTTACCATGGTTCGCTCCCGACAGTACCACAATTTTCAAATGAAATATTAGCAAGTGTCTTATTCTTACAGCGCATGCCTGTGCTCGTCAGTAAATAAGAGAAATTTTTATTGTCCGTACTCAAAGCACGCATGACCCAGTTACGACCCGATGCATTTGCATCGGTAAGCATCGAATCTGTATCGTCTGCATCAAAAATTTCAATATTGTACTTAATCGTACTTCCTGTAGCATTAGCAGGACTCGTCGCCGTAGTAGTTGCAAAATTCTGGTACGAAAAACTTCGTGCTTTATGCCGCTCTAATAAGTTAGAGATTCGTAACATTTCCTGTTCAACCTGACTGGCAGCAACTCGTCGGGTATAACTTTGATAGGATGGAATCGCAATAGC
This window of the Acinetobacter sp. NCu2D-2 genome carries:
- the tnpA gene encoding IS200/IS605 family transposase, with product MTEIYKNRHSAFNLHVHLVFITKYRKKILGELHHKYFIECASEICKEFDAELKECNGEADHVHMLIQYPPTVQLSKLVNNLKSVTSRRMRNEFLDLRGSYAKPVLWSRSYFAGSCGGAPLDIIKKYIENQQG
- a CDS encoding type IV pilin protein, encoding MTSVKEYMMQKQSLGFTLVELMIVVVILAMFAAIAIPSYQSYTRRVAASQVEQEMLRISNLLERHKARSFSYQNFATTTATSPANATGSTIKYNIEIFDADDTDSMLTDANASGRNWVMRALSTDNKNFSYLLTSTGMRCKNKTLANISFENCGTVGSEPW